The Microbacterium esteraromaticum genome contains the following window.
ACTGGGGGCCGGGCGGTGTGGACGGCTTCGGTGCGCCGGTGACGTACCTGTGGCTGTCGATCGGTCTCGGATTCGGCGTGCCGGTGCTGATGGTGATCACCGTGCTCAGCGTGGCGCGGGGGCAGTGGGGCGGCAGCGCGCGTCTGCTCGGTGCTGTTGCTCTGGGAATGTCGGGCTTCAGCGCCGTTCTCACCACCGGCTCGGTCTGGCTGCAGCGCGGACTCGACGACGCGACGCAGGCGGGGTCGATCCTGCCGACCGTGATCGGCGGGTTCAGCGCGCTGCTCGTGCTCACCGCCGCCGGTTGGGTGCTGCAACCTGACGTGCACCCGACACCGGCGGTGGCGCTGCAGCCCGCCCACCTCGCGTCGATCTCGGCGGGGGAGCGGATCGTATGGTTGGCGACCGCGTCGATGGCGCGTGCGGGGATGATCGCGTTGGGCGTCGGTGTCGCCGCGCTGGTCGGCATCGCTGCGGTGACAGCCGTGCAGGCGCCAGAGATCGTGTGGATCCCGCTGTTGGTGATCGTGCTCATCGGCGTCGCCGTCGGCGCCATGTCGTCGTTCCGAGTGCGGGCCGGTGCCGAGGGCCTTCGGGTGCGCTCGTTCCTCGGATTCCCGCGCATCGACGTGCCGCTTGAGCAGATCATCTCGGTGCGGGCCGTGCAGTGCCACCCTTTCGCCGAGTTCGGCGGCTGGGGATGGCGGCTCAGCACGGATGGCCGAAACGGTATCGTGCTTCGAACCGGACCGGCGATCGAGGTGCAGCGGCGCGGCAAGCGCACCCTGGTGGTGACCGTGGACGGCGCCGAGGTCGGCGCCGCGACACTGCAGGCA
Protein-coding sequences here:
- a CDS encoding DUF1648 domain-containing protein, whose product is MNDRSRSSDAPELSVTDVRHDELRRARRALVVVGLVLPVMLTAIAAGLVLAWLPDVPDPASTHWGPGGVDGFGAPVTYLWLSIGLGFGVPVLMVITVLSVARGQWGGSARLLGAVALGMSGFSAVLTTGSVWLQRGLDDATQAGSILPTVIGGFSALLVLTAAGWVLQPDVHPTPAVALQPAHLASISAGERIVWLATASMARAGMIALGVGVAALVGIAAVTAVQAPEIVWIPLLVIVLIGVAVGAMSSFRVRAGAEGLRVRSFLGFPRIDVPLEQIISVRAVQCHPFAEFGGWGWRLSTDGRNGIVLRTGPAIEVQRRGKRTLVVTVDGAEVGAATLQAYLDRARSAHA